AACAGGCTGAATGTAACATGTCATGTTAATTTATAGGTTAAAGACAACTAACTTGAGTTCACTGCCACATGGCATAGATCATCATGGAGTAATTAGAGACTTCAGACCTGGGGTTGAACATGTAGTCAAGCCACCACCAACGTTGGTACGCAATCATCTTCATGGTTCTGACATGTTCATTAGAAATCAACTGGAAGCTGTTAGTCCAGCAAAGTTTCAGCGATCAATGACTCCCTCTCCTTGTTATACCGACTCGGACTATTTCTCTACCAGCTCCAGGGGTACTCCACCTCCCTTGACACATGTGTCACCTGACCTTGTACGTAATCATGAGGTGACACACTCCACACCCCAGTATACTGACATCTACCACACAAGAAGTGGCTCTTATCAGTTCTCATTGCCCAGACCAGCTAACTCTGCCAGTAATAGGTCGCGTGCAAGACGGAGACATTCTTCAATTGAGTTTGCAACTCAGACAGAGTCTACATCAAGAAGTGACAATGGCCATCGTAATAGTATCCCCTCAAGACCACAAAGCAGTGCCAGTAGTAATGTACAGGACAACAAGGTGATATCTGATAGGCTTAACCGACACCAAAGTTACTATGAAGCAGTGAATAATGAAACTGTCACATCACAAACCATATTTACACATTCTACAGAAATCCGACCCCTTATTGAGGAGACAAATGGACCAACCGTCCCATCACCTCATGAAGTATGTACTAATGGAATAGATTTGGAGATGATGGGGTCACAAGAAGACCATCGTCAGGCCGATGTGTTCATGTACCATCCACAGGCAAATGGTGACATCGCAACAACAAGTAACATTTTCCCTCAACAATGGACCAATGGACAGCAATCTAGTCCACAGTTAGCCCGACAATCTGATGGAACACACCCCAGACTGTTGAACTCCACTGGGTCCCCATTGCCACTACAATCCATTTCTCCAAAACCTTACCAACACCCAGTAAAACACAGCCCTCCTCACCACCATCAACAGAAACCTAGGCACTTCAGCAGTTCTGATACCAGAGAACGACCACCTAGGTAATGAGATGTGTATGTTATGTGAATACTTGTTATTGTACCGTGAGGTGTTGTTGGTACAGCAACAATTGGCCTGGCCTTTAGCTGTAGTAATGTGAAAACTTAGCAACAATTTTGTTGATAAGTTATCTTCCATGCTTGACTGGCAAGCTTAAGGGGTATAGAATGTTAGCTAATTCAGCAAGAACAACTAGTGATTCTCTTTGTTAACTATAACAAGATGAGCAATGACGTGTAGTTATGTAGAAGCCAAGGACAGTTAAGAAGCCATTAACAGCGATGTTGTTCTACAACTCTCCTATCATTTATTTAAGAGCACTCCTTACTCTGATAGGAGCAGATATTGTTACAAAACTTTTTATTCATACCGTTACAATCTTTGTTATGTGTCTGCATACTTCATTGATTTGATGATACACACACAGCTAGCTGCTGTATGTGCTGTTATGCCATGGTTAGATGGCTTGTGTTATGGAGATGAGACGAGTGAGTAGGCAATTAACACTTCAGTATAAAATAGGCTTCCCTTTTCAGTTCTTCTTTCTATCCTGTAAGAGTTGTAGTGTATAACTGTGTGGAGATGTGATTGTTTCAACTGTTGAACTGTGTCATTGTATTTGATGATATTGCAGAAATGTTTCTGCTCAAGTCAGTTGGTAATGTAATAATTAGTTTATTAATTATAGTAGCATATTGTCCGATGTATTATATATTTGATAAATCTAATAAGAAGCTAGGAATTATAACAACCAGGTGCTATACAATGAATAACATTTGATGACTAGGTGTGAGCTTTGTGGGCCAACTGTCATTGTGGCCATTGTAATGATGATGTAATCAATTGTCACTTTGCCCTGTGGTAGGTGTTAAGCTGGTAATTGTATTAGCCATTTATCAACTTGTTGTAAATTAAGTGCTGGCATAACACACCCACCTCCTGACTCTGATACTGTGATGTCCATTGTCATGACATGTAGAGCatttacaagaagccatactcTCAGCTCGTCATCTCCCTACACTGATAAACGACCGAAGCACAGACCTCCACCAATAACTGTACCAGAGCTTAGCAGAGGTATTGTTATACCAAACTTGTGCAGTAtataacatgtttgtgtgttgtgtttgtaaaGATGAGTGTTTTTCTGATGGAGAACTGGGGCTGCGAGGAACTCTGCCAGTTAGCTTGGAACACAAGAAGGAAAGAAAGAGAAATAAGGTAAAGTCAATTTACAAATATTATGCCAAGCCATGACTGTATGTACAAGTCCATAGAAGGTTTATACAACAGTCCCAACACAACAGTCCCGTGACTTATAAATTAGACAGATTAGTAGGAAGTGATAGTTTTGGCTATTCAATTTCAGAGTTTTACATCAGTCAGTTCACCTACAACGAGTAACAAGAAGACATCATCGAGGTGAAGATGGTGTTTATCTGTTTTACTGTATTATAAATGTTGTGTCATTGTAGTCGCCCCAGGTCTATTAGTAGTCATGTGCTTCAGAGAATAGCTAAGAACTTTAGTCGACGTGGAGACATGGACAATTCTaaagtgttacatgtgtttGATGATAAGGATGGATATGACAGCCCTGCCTGCCTAGGATCTGAGGATAGTATCCCATTGGGTAATGGTGAAACAAGTGAATTGCTAATTGATCGGATGAGTATTAACGATGCTCTGGCCACTCATGATTAGTAAGTGATCTCTGAGACAAAGAGGGCTGATAATGGTTTTGTCAATGTCAAGAATGTTTAGTGTCTATAAGGATAAGTTGTCAAGGTTATTGTGTGTCTTACAGTTTATATAGCTGCTTATGGCCAGCACTAACATATTTCAACCATAAGAGGATATTCCACTTGTTAATGATATTCACTAGTGATGCTACTATACCCACTAATTCATGTTGTGAGACTAGTTCATGTTGTGAGACTAGTTCATGTTGTGAGACTAGTTCATGTTGTGAGACTAGTTCATGTTGTGAGACTAGTTCATGTTGTGAGACTAGTTCATGTTGTGAGGCTAGTTCATGTTGTGAGACTAGTTCATGTTGTGAGGCTAGTTCATGGTTTGAGGCTAGTTCATGTTGTGAAGCTTATAGAATACAATTTATATTCTTTGTCCACACTTACCATCTTTGAGCATAGAGTTGTTAAGAAGCTACTGATGACGGGGGGTTGTTTGTATTACAGTCACCGGACACAGAGCATGGAGATGTTATCATTAAAGTCAACTAAACCTGCTGGCAAAGAGGCACACAGCATGGATGACCTCCTTAATGAGAGACCATCTACACCAAAGTCTATGGGCAAAGGATGGGGATCAAGACGGAAGAAATCTATCTCCATGGATACTGATGTATTTACAGGTATATGATGGCTAGTGATGTTGTAGGGTTGTCTAATGGCCACCACAATTATTAGATTAGTTTAAAAGATTAGTTACAATTTTTGTATACCTACATAATTTGTCTATGTGGACACAAATAAATTAAAAGTTATGATAATGTGGTACAAATTATTCTCTGTACAAGTAACAGCTGCTACTATTTCAAACAGAATAATTCCCCATTTGCACAACTTCAGTTTAGAAGCAAATACTTCATAAACAATGTAACAATTGCTGAAATTAGAGTTATTGATAGTGTGTGATGATACACCTCCTGTCCCCATGGACAATGTGACAATGAGGTTGTGTATGGTATGCTATTAGGATATAATATGGCTTCATATTGCCTAGAAATCAATGTGACATATTTAAGCTCACCTACTGGGTTCTATTCCTTGGGGGGGGGGACTACTAGCTTGATGTACGCATAGGACTTCTTGGGATAGAATGCGTGTTATTTGTTGTTTGTTGTAGATGTCACTTCTAAATCTGGCAACAGAAAGACTTCAATAGATTATCGTGAAGGTGATGTttatgtgtgcatgcgtgcatgtgggtgggtgggtgcatgtgtgtgtgtgcgtgtgcgtgtgcgtgtgcgtgttaCTGTGCCACTCTACTACTTGTAGCAATATTTAAGGCAGTAATGAACAATAATAATAGCCAAGTGGAACAGCTATTATCTACTGGTCATATTGATCTCACATGGTGAGGATAAGATATTCTAATATACTTGTTATATGATAATATTGAACAGGCTAAATAGTGATGAGTTAACTACACTTGACATAGCGGTAATGTTAAATCACACTCGTATTGCTCATCTGCTAATGGCGTATGGTGCAAAAGAGTCTAGTAGATGTAAGTGATAAGTTAACATGTTAGAATACATTGCATATTACTTGCAGTTGTCCGTGATCCTGAGTCACGATATAACCTTCTCCTTCAACTGATCACGACAGCTGGAGAACACATCAACAAGTATCGTACTAACCTCTCTTTATCATCTATCAACACATCTACACAAGCCCTGGAGGTGTGTCATGTATAGCCAATCAGTTGATATAATGGCCCATCTTCAGTGGTGATTCTACACCTAACATATGGGGGAGCAACAGCCGCTGGTTTTTTGGAGTACTATAAATTGGTATTTTAGGTTTTAGCATttgcatcaattttaaattttaaacctGCAATTTCTACAGGGGGTCGCCCCACAGACCCCCTGAAAGTTATACTACAGCCATACAACATTCATGCTTGTCCATCTTAATGTGATTTTCATATTTGTGTACACTTTGTTGTGAGTTATTCCTTCAGTTCAGTTTCTGTCCTATGTGGTTGGCCATGGCCAGTAAATTAATTTGTTAAACTTCTGCTAGTATTCACCATAATTGATGTGTCTAAGATTTGGGAAAGCAAGCCAATTATCAATTTTCACTGATCAATTAATGTATTAAACTGCTGCTCATTTCAAGCAATGTGTTGAGTTTGTTAACATGTCAATATTAGGAAATGTCCAAGCTGAAGGAACAATGGACTACAAAGAAGACAATGTTACAGCATATGATTTCTGTATACAATAACACCTCACCTCCAGATCCACCCGCTAATGTTtcattagatatcacttctgcACAGTCGCTAACTGTAAGATTCTTTGAGCCCAAGAGGGATAATGGAGCACCAGTAACAAGATACCGAGGTATATCAACTTGTTGTTGTAACAGAGAAGTTATGATATTTTCTGTAGTTGAATGGAGTAGCGAGTTTAACTTTGCTACTACTGATGGATCGTTTGTTTTATCTGATCTCTCTTACAAGTTGTCTTCACCGGATCATTCACGTTACTTGGAGTACACCATACCTGACCTTGAATCTGTTAGTGATAGTTTGTGTAATATTTTGTATCTTCTTGTACTGTGTGTTAGGGTAAAAAATATTTTATACGAGTTTCTGCATCCAACATGAAGAGATTTGGCCCTGCCACTTATTCAACACCAGCTGGAGCTGTACCCAGTAGTAAGAGTGATGCGTCACGTTGTCACCatgttattgtgtactgtgtCATTCATTATGCTACTTCCTGTGTCCCTCTAGGCTGGCATGACATTCGTGGTAAGCAGGCTCGTTATTCTGGTAGCACAGGAAAGATCCAAAGTGTTGCTATGCAATTAAAACAAGTCATCACAGAGTCTTCAGGTGTGTAACATGTTGTAAGTACTCTTTACTGTGTGGATAAACACTggtaacttcaaaggaaatataaTAACAACATTGATGGGTAGTTTATTAGTTTATAATAGTGCTGTAGTTGTATGGCATCCATTACAGCTGCTCAGTCAGGCTACCCTGAAAGTGCTTTTGTACCATTAGAAATGAACAAGTGTTGATTTGCTGTTTGTAGGCCTTACATGTGGCAATCCTTTAGAGTACAAATTGTGAACATCTGCCTTCCTTTAAAGGCTTCACTTGTAGCTACCATGGTTACTAAGTAAAACCTCTTTACAACGAATTTCACTTACAAAAAGTGACTTGATTTGGAGAAGGCACCTCTTTTCATGTACAAGGAAATTTGAAATGTAGTGATACTGGGTTATTGTTGTACTACAAAATATATAAACCAAGGCAAAGTCATAATGTATCATGAACTTTTACTCGACAAGTATTTCTCAATGAAGTCAATACCTTCTCTATGATGATAAGCAGAAACATAGGGTATGGAGTGTGACTACTGAGGGATGGGATATAAAAATACAGCTGGTATACATTATGTTTGTTTACTAAGCCTTTTAAGGGTAAATTAGGGGCATACCCGGAGGGGATTTAGGTGAATTTTAAACATTACTTGAGAATGAGACTTTAGATTTTCGAAATCAGATATCCATCATGACATCCATCATGACACAGGACATGTTTTACATCTATTTTAGTGAAGCAATATAGACAATGCCAGGTATtaaatactctagtagaacagtcacttaactACAGAGACTTCCCTCATACAACCTG
The nucleotide sequence above comes from Dysidea avara chromosome 3, odDysAvar1.4, whole genome shotgun sequence. Encoded proteins:
- the LOC136251458 gene encoding ankyrin repeat and fibronectin type-III domain-containing protein 1-like isoform X1; translation: MSGRPVASRHDGYSRLKTTNLSSLPHGIDHHGVIRDFRPGVEHVVKPPPTLVRNHLHGSDMFIRNQLEAVSPAKFQRSMTPSPCYTDSDYFSTSSRGTPPPLTHVSPDLVRNHEVTHSTPQYTDIYHTRSGSYQFSLPRPANSASNRSRARRRHSSIEFATQTESTSRSDNGHRNSIPSRPQSSASSNVQDNKVISDRLNRHQSYYEAVNNETVTSQTIFTHSTEIRPLIEETNGPTVPSPHEVCTNGIDLEMMGSQEDHRQADVFMYHPQANGDIATTSNIFPQQWTNGQQSSPQLARQSDGTHPRLLNSTGSPLPLQSISPKPYQHPVKHSPPHHHQQKPRHFSSSDTRERPPRAFTRSHTLSSSSPYTDKRPKHRPPPITVPELSRDECFSDGELGLRGTLPVSLEHKKERKRNKSFTSVSSPTTSNKKTSSSRPRSISSHVLQRIAKNFSRRGDMDNSKVLHVFDDKDGYDSPACLGSEDSIPLGNGETSELLIDRMSINDALATHDYHRTQSMEMLSLKSTKPAGKEAHSMDDLLNERPSTPKSMGKGWGSRRKKSISMDTDVFTDVTSKSGNRKTSIDYREAIFKAVMNNNNSQVEQLLSTGHIDLTWLNSDELTTLDIAVMLNHTRIAHLLMAYGAKESSRFVRDPESRYNLLLQLITTAGEHINKYRTNLSLSSINTSTQALEEMSKLKEQWTTKKTMLQHMISVYNNTSPPDPPANVSLDITSAQSLTVRFFEPKRDNGAPVTRYRVEWSSEFNFATTDGSFVLSDLSYKLSSPDHSRYLEYTIPDLESGKKYFIRVSASNMKRFGPATYSTPAGAVPSSWHDIRGKQARYSGSTGKIQSVAMQLKQVITESSVGKDGTGTTGRGKMKRGLSKIFGGALKFHKNLKAGLYLASLVYTDDVKVLVTVDDYLPIVEVAESFNTQTIKQDFLWLSKLACTWENVKSMRDNSENYTASSSIQFRNRLLHIITDLQASLGVQDLGLIHPLPYQNSDSLVIVLVRNIKDYREIQNSSLHWAQWGKLWKKHAAAAAADQIPSTIPDQLITEAQFMMDHNSASITPVERGLYLGYLKTRSSLAGVKVVVSKQFPNLLPHTKIRDNPHISKDEWAWLTYLHQPKDLRPPDVAMETCCELQKLLTLKVTELLTSKGITNKEDIEQHRIYVEEVVELNEHVSFLLLLPPPDQVCTTFGDTDRFEQVSYMGMPFTSFEIAQLYTYQKVFITLYTQVSSTLEMELLIAQHRLREAFSNDEITKGKSLQNKLENFLEDTEQVWKDMHWLDSAVQIGRKSDTIHGVPLRSLRKNPMTSQPQSRSSSMSFTTSPEKKKELPNGQHPSNPAHFEKHISTFPEELKVTPLYDTGLTKGSTVKLHIVPSTMAIEVIQLAVGALDEAKMKRHPDKPVIPSNPNDFYLLCILNDEYDERKLDDNYAMLELYRETTKFKLFLKKKSDLDSSDCYTTSV